The sequence below is a genomic window from Microbacterium abyssi.
GCTTCTTGCCCTGCACGAAGCTCTGGTCGTGCACCTTCATAAACGCTGACTCATCGTCGTCCGACATCGCAGCGCCCGTCGTCCGGTGCGCCTCGTCGCTGACGATCAGGTCGAACTCGGGCAGCCCCATTCCCTGCGCCTTCGAGATCACGGGGAGCGACTGGTACGTCGAGAAGATCACGGTGAGTTTGTCGGAGCCGTCACCCTGCGAGAACTGCTTGACGAGCGCCGAAGCGTTCGTCGTCGCGGGGAATGCAAGGTCAGTGATCGGGATGTCTTCCTCGGTGCGACGCTTACCGACCGACACGTCCGAGCACACCGCGAACGAGCGGATCGGCACCTCTGCCTGGATCGTCCACTCCTTGAGCGTCTGAGACAACAGAGCAATCGATGGCATCAGGAACAGCACGGTTCCGCCCAGCGGCACGACCTTCTCCGCGAGGCGCAGCGACGTGAAGGTCTTCCCCGTGCCGCACGCCATGATGAGCTTCCCGCGGTCGCGTTCGGCGAAGCCCGCGACGACATCGTCAATGGCGGTGCGCTGGTAGTCGAACGGGGTCTTGAGGCGCTTCTTTTCGAGCTTCGCGGGCTCGTTCCACACAAACTGCGACCAGTCGATCGACGAGTCATCGAGGTCTTGAACGCGCAGACGCTCGATGGGGATCGACTGCCCCGAGATCGCGTCCTCGGCGTTCTTCCCCCACTTGTCTGAGGTCGAGATCACCAGTCGCCCGGCGAACTCAGGAATGTAGTCGACTGTCATCTTGCCGGAGGCAGAAAGGAAGGAGTCGAGCATCGGCTTCGTCACAGTGGTCGTAGGCGCGAAAAACTTGCACTGGATCGCGGTGAGCTCTCCCGTGTCTCGATTGCGGGCGACTAGGTCGACTCCCGTGTCAGTGCGGTTGCCACGCTCTGGGTACTCCGACCAACGCCAGACCCGGTCATACAGTTCGGCGTACTGCGGCTCGGTGCGGAGAAACGCCTGCATGAGCCTCTCGAAGTGCGAGCCTTTGTCGTACTCGTCGAAGGCAACCTTGCGGTATTGGTCGAGCACGTCGTGGATGCTCGCGATTGAGGAGTTTGTCATTTGAACCGCGTTCGCTATGTAGTCGGTTGGTCAGCTACAACTTACCGAGAAGTGGGCCGATGGATCTTCGGTGGAGAGGGTGCGTTCGGCGAGGAGCGCCCGGACCGCAGCGGAGCGAGGACCGGACGCACCGCAGACGGACGCACCCTCTCCGATAGCCGGCCGTCAGGCCGGCCTTGAACGAGTAAAGAAAGTTCTCACAGCTCGACCTCGTCTTGAGCGAGGAGCGACCTCACTCCGTAAGATGTCTAGATGACTGAGTTCCCGATCGATACTCTCCGAGCAGTGGTACGCGCTGATACTCGACCGGCGTATGCGCAGATTGCGGATCAACTCCGGCGAGTGATCCGTGATTCGAAGCTTGAGCCCGGCACGCAGTTGCCTTCGGAGCCTGATCTCGTGAAGCGATTTGGTGTTTCGCGTATGACGGTCCGCGAGGGGCTGCGCGTGCTGCGGCAAGATGACGTTCTTCGTGTTCAGCATGGAGTGGGTGTATTCGTGGGGGAGCGGCGATCCGTTGGATCCGTCCAGGCGGGTGGAGCAATGATGCCTTCAGAGCCATCGTGGCGGGAAGCTGTCGCGGGGGCGCTACAGGTTGATCCGCAAGTCTCGCCGGTTGAGTCAGGCATCGAGATGTGGGCCGAATCACTCATGGAGCGACCGCATGCTGAGCTCTCCTCGATCCGACTCCGGATTGAGGATCTGAACCTGCGACCAGAGGTCGTCACGATCGTTGTTCCCGGTGCTGAAGGTCGTGCGGTTGACGCCGCTTTGCGGGCGATTGAGCAAGCATCGAGCTGGGTGGTGTCCGTCCGCGCGGCTGGGGCCGGCGATGGGAGTCGGCAAGAAGGCGATCTGATCGTCACCCGTGTCGGGCGCAGCGATGGCGAAGAGGCGCCTCTACTTCTAGCGCGAAGCCAACGCGCAGGCTCCTGGGCAGTCACGACAATCGAACGTCAATAGGCACCTCTTGACAGCTCATCTATATGTCTGTCAGTCTTAACTCATCTAGACGAGTAGACGCCTAGATGTTCTCAAATCCAAAGGAGCCATTATGGCAATTCAGTCAGCAATCCCGGTCAGCTTCGAGACCTATTTCCCTCAGGGCGCATACGTCGTGGGTGAAGTCGAGCAGGTCATGAAGTGGTCCGACGACGGCAAGCAGCAGGGTCAGGATCTCGACAAGAACACGGGCCACCCGATGTGGCGGGTGCGTGTCTTCGACGCGGATCCGGCAGCCAAGAGGGGGCAGGGGGAGGTCATGGTCAAGATCGCGAGCATCTCCGAGCCCCAGCTGCCGCCCGCGCTCAACGGACTCCCGTTCCGCCCGGTCATCTTCGAAGGGCTGGCCGTCATGCCGTACACGCCCGATACCCCGGGACGCAGCCGAGTGGCGTACTCGCTCCGCGCTCGCGAGATGAAGGCGGCGCCCAAGCCTCGGGGGAGTGAGTAATGGGTGAGTCCGTCCCACGCCAGCTGCGCAGCTGGGGAGATGAAGTCAGCATCCTCGTTCGACGATGGTGGTGGGCCGCAGTGCTCGTTCTCGTGATCTCGTGGCTGCCGCCCGTCCCCGTGGTGCAGGCCGCATTCACGATCGGCTGCCTGGCGCTCGTGGCCCTGGTTGGCATCTGGTTCTTCATTACCGCTCGGCGGATGCCGCGAAGCTCCGACGACAGGTGGAGGCGCGACGTGTCGCGACAGATCGTCTCGACCTGGTCCAACACGTCAATGAATCTCGGGCTGTCGGTGCGAGATCACGTGACGGGCGGGCCGATCATCCCGGGCATAAGCGAGCCGATCTGGAACGGATCGACGTGTGCGCTCGGCGTCGCACTGCCGCAGGGGCTGGGGCGTGAGCATCTCCATGCTCAGGCGGATCTCCTCGCCCAGGCATTCGGCGCTCAGCGAGCAATTGTCGAGGGCAAGCACATTGGCGCGCTTGTACTTCGACTTGAGTACGGCGATGCGCTCGAGGAGCCATTCGTACTCGACCTCCCCATCGCATGGGATGGCAAGACGGTCCCAATGGGTCTGAACGCCAGCGGCGCCCTGTGGTCGATTCGCCTCGGCGCGCACACGCTCGTTGCTGGCGCATCAGGCAGCGGAAAAGCGTCGCTCGTCTGGGGCATGCTGCTAGGCCTCGCTGAGCCGATCCATGCTGGTCTCGTCGAGGTCTGGGGAATCGATCGCAAGGGCGGTATGGAGCTGGCGCTCGGCCAGTCGTTGCTCACGCGATTCGCATCGGATGCCGAACGATCAGTGATCGTCCTGGAGGAGGCTGTCGAGGCGATGCAGCAGCGCGCTCGGGACCTCGCTGGCAAGACACGTCAACACGTAGCGAGCATCGACAGCCCGACCGTCATGATCCTGATCGACGAGCTCGCAGCGCTCACCGCATATGAGACCGATCGCGATCGCCTGCGCCGAGCGAACGCAGCACTCGCAACGCTCGCATCACAAGGCCGAGCCGTGGGATTCATGGTCTTCGCGTGCCTCCAGGATCCCCGCAAGGAGACGCTTCCTGCTCGTGGGCTTTTCACGCAGACGGTCGGTCTCCGACTGCGTGACCGCATGGAGACGGCGATGGTGCTCGGGGATGGTGCTGTCGCAGCCGGAGCGCGATGCCATGAGATCTCGCCCGATACGCAGGGGGTCGCATACGTGCTCCCCGACGATGGGCGTCCGCCCGAGCGAGTTCGTGCCGGATTGATCACCGACGACATGATCCGCGACATCGCGTCGAGGTTCGCCGCACCGCGGCAGATCCCGGTCGTGGTCCCTGAACCTCCTGCATCAACGGAACGTCCACCACGTGCGCCTCGGGCCCCGCGTCGCACTCCACGAAAGGAAGCCGCATCATGAAGAACTCGACGACCGTACTTGTGCTCGCTGCCGCGAGCTTGGTGATGCTCGCGGGATGCTCGACACAAGCCGCAGAAGACGCAGCGCCCGTGGCGACGCCAGCACCCACGTCGCCGACGTTCACTTGCAATCTCGGATGGAAGCACGGTGCCGATCCGACCAACATCCTCGCGCGATACGACGAACCGACGGGGGATGAGTGGGAGGAGGACTACGGTGCGCACGTCGCGAACCCGGAGTGCACGGATCTGCAGATTCTCGAATGGCAAAAACTGCGCCGTGAAGCTGGCGAGAGCGATGAGATTTGCCGTGTAACGATTGCATTCACCGCTGATCAGGCGCATGTCCTCGGTTGCGTTGTCCCCGTCCTGGTGGTCAGCGATGCTTCTTGACGAATCTGTCGCCCGCCGGCTGCGCAGCGAGGGCTACGACCGCTGGATGCGCAACCTCGCGTCGACGGGATACTGTCACAACCCGGTGCGGCTCGTGGGCTCCTCCACGACGCTGCGCGAGGCATCCGGCGAAGTGCTGTCGGAGTACGCATCAGCGAACGAACCAGACGGCGTCACCTTCACTCGTTGCGGCAACCGCCGCGCGACCCGCTGCGAGTCGTGCAGTCACGAGTACAAGGGCGACACCTGGCACATGATCATGGCGGGTGCCGCTGGCGGCATGAAGGACGTCCCGGAGGATGTCTCCGAGCATCCGATGGTCTTCCTGACGCTGACGGCGCCCTCCTTCGGGACGGTGCATTCGACCGCCACCGATCGGCGCAGCGGGGTCTGCGAGCATGGCAACCCGACCGGATGCCGTTGCCACCACGACGACGATGATCCTCGTCGGGGCGATGCCGTTTGCGCTCAGTGCTATGACTATGCGGGTCACATCGCGTGGCAGTTCCACGCTCCTGAGTTGTGGCGACGGTTCACGATTCGGCTCAGGCGTGAACTGGCTCGCTCCCTCGGGATGACCCAGCGCGTAGCTGCTCGCGTCGTGCGTCTGCAGTTCGCAAAGGTCGCCGAGTTCCAGCGACGGGGCGTCGTGCACTTTCATGCGATCGTCCGGTTGGACGGTGTCCATCCCGAGCAGATGTTTCCCGTCCCTCCTGTCGCCGTAACCACCGAGCATCTCGTCGCTGCCGTCCACGCTGCGGTCCGTAAGACCTCGGTCACGGCCGCGCCGCTTCCGGGCGACGAACATGCTCGAGTTCTTCACTGGGGCAAGCAATTCGATGTCCGACCAATCGTCCGTCGGGAGGGACTTGACGGTTCTCTCTCGGATCGTGCAGTCGCTGCGTACATCGCTAAGTACGCGACGAAGGCGACCGAAGACCTCGAGCCGACAGGCGAAGGACGAGATCACATCAAGCGCATCAAGTCGATGGTTCGCGACCTCGCCACTCAAGTCGATCCGGATGGGCCATACACGCAGCTTCATCGCTGGGACGGGATGCTCGGATTCCGCGGACACTTCTCGACCAAGTCGCGCCGGTACTCGGTGACGCTCAGCTCGCTCCGTGGTGCGCGTCGCACGTGGAGGTTGAAGCACCTGCTCGCCAAGACCAAACCGACCGAGGAGATTGCACCTGACGAGGTGCTCGTCATCGGCTCATGGTCGTACGCAGGCATGGGCTGGCTCACTGACGGTGACCGAGCGCTCGCGACAGAGGCCGCCGAAGCAGCGCGACAGTGGCGCCAGCACCGCGCTCACGATCGAAAGAACCCACCCAACGAAAGGAGTACGACATGACCATCCAGACGCTCATCGAAGACACCGAGATCGTCGAGCACGTCGAGCAGAACGACTATTTGACCCGTCGCGAGGCAGCCTCACTCTGCCGCGTGCCGCTGTCTACGTTCGACTCGCTGCGCAGGCAGAACCGCTTCCCGTTCCCGGACGCGCACATGGGCAAGCACATGCTGTGGCGGGCGTCGACGGTCGCCGCCTTCCTCGAGGCGGGAGGGACTGGCCGTGTCGGCTGATCGTGACGCACGGATCGACCCGAAGACGCGTCGGCCGCTCCCGGAGGGGATTCGGTTCCGCAAGGATCGGGGCAAGTATCAAGTGCGGGTGTGGGGGATCGGGCTTAACGGGGAGCAGCGCGAGCGGAGCTTCTATGCCGACACCCTCGCGGCGGCCAAGAAGATTCGCAATGAGTCTGTAGTCCGGAATCACCCGGACGGCGACATGACGCTTGCTCAGTGGCACAGGCGGTACTGGCCTGTGCTTCAGGGCAGCATTCGCGCATCGACTGCTCGCGCCTACGAGCGTGGCTGGCGTCTGCGGGTCAAACCTTGGCTGGGGCACATCAAACTCGAGAACCTGACGGCCGGGAAGATCGAAGAGGCCATGGCGGGGTGGACGGGCCAGTCGTCGACGCTCATCGATGCTCTCTCGGTGCTGAGTCGCCTACTCGACGGCGCGGTCCGTGCGCGACTGGTGCCGCTAAATCAAGCACGGCTTGCGCGGCGTCCGAGGTCGGATACGTCGATTAGCTTGCGGTCTCGGGCACTGACTGCCGCGGAAGTACCGATCCTTCTGGCTGCGATCGATGATGTGCACTACCGGCGCTACATCGCCTCCCTCGTCTATACCGGCATGCGTGCCAACGAGGCGACGGCGCTGCGCATCGAGGATGTCGATCTTGCGCACCGAACGATTCATGTGCGCCGCGCTTTCAGCATTGGTGCGGATGGCCTAGGCGTGGAACTGACTCCGAAGGGGCATACGGAGCGAGATGTTCCGATACCGACGCCACTCGTTGCTTTGTTGACGGATGCCATGTCGGGCAAGCGTCGCGGCGACCTTCTCTTCACCGGACCGAGGGGCGGGCGAATCAACGCTTCCAACGTCCGGCGTGCGGTCGACTGGAAGACGCTGCGTAGAAAGCTGTACCGGGACGATCTACGTATCCACGATCTGCGGCACACCTTCGCGACCATGATGTTCGACGCTGGGGCGTCCGCGAACGACGTGCAAGCCATCCTCGGCCACTCGACCATGCAGATGACCGAGCGCTACAGCCGGGCTCGCTCCGATGCTGCCCAGCGCGCTGCGGCCGCAATTGACTCTCTGTTCGGCAAGGGGGAGTGATGAACGCTCGCGACGATCTCGAGCGCCTGCTCGCGAACCCTGAATGCTATGCGATCCTCGTCAACGCGCTGGAGGACTACGCCGGAACGCTGAGAGGTCACGTTGAGACCTTCGTGAACGAGGCTGAAGCTGCGTACTTCGAGCGGTGCATTCAACACGTAGAGGTGCTGCGGGACGTGTTCGAGCGCTGGCCGTGATCTTTCTTCGGAGTCCGGTGTCCGCGAACCGCTGATTCGACGGCTTATATGAGGAAGGCGCGAGAGGAGCGCCCACAACAAGGAGGAGGATCTCATGGGACATTGGCTGCGAGTAGTCGTGAAGGTGTCGAACAACGTTGGCGATGTGCAGGGGTGGCTGGTCGGCCCCGATACTGAGCTTGAGGTGATTCCCGGGGCAGGAGATCTTCTCTCGTTTGACGACGATCGAGCAGCCGCGCTAAGCACAGTCCTCGGCTCGGGTCCGTTCGTGGTTCAGGCGCGACACTTCCGGACCGCTGTCGAGAAGCGCGACGGCCTGGCGGCTCGCATCGTTGTGGGTGCGAGGGCGGAGGAGCAGCTTGAATTGCTTCGACGCAGGGACGAGTGGCTTGACTTCTCGACCGCAGCGGTCGGGTGTGTGTACGGAGGCTGCGTACGAGACCGGAAGCGGGAAGCGGACAGCGCACTCTGGACCTGCACGACATCGGGTCACAACCTTTGCCTCAGTTGCGATCGTCCGGTTCGCGGGTCGATGGCCTTCTGCGCTTACCATGATGCATCCGAGTTCTGACCGCCACGTTGGCGATGACGGGGAGCGAATGTGAGCGACTTCGACTTCGACGCGATCGACTTCGTGACGAGTGACCACCACTTCGGTCACGCACGGATCAGCGAACTCGCCGGCCGGCCTTTCTCGTCGGTCGATGAGATGAACGCTGTGATGATCGAACGATGGAATGCGCTCGTGAAGCCGGATGAGGTAGTGCTGCACCTCGGGGATCTTGCCCTCGGCCCTATCGAGCAGAGCGTCGGACTCACGTCGCGGCTGAACGGCAAGCGCCTTCTCGTCCCGGGGAATCATGACCGTGTCTCCCCAGCGACGCAGTCGAACCGGGCGATTGAGCGATTTCGACCGATCTACGAGGACGCTGGCTGGACGGTTCTTCCTGAGGTTGTCGAGGGCACGCGTCACGGCGCACGGCTCCTGGCCTCACACTATCCGTATGCGGGCGACAGCACCGGCGTCGAGCGTCACAGTTCGCATCGTCCCGCCGACGCCGGTATTCCGCTGATCCACGGACACACGCACGAGAACGACTTCGGGCCGCATGGCTCGCACGAGTTTCACGTCGGTGTAGATGCCTTCGGCTTCGCGCCGATCCAGTTCGAACTGATCGACGCTTGGCTCGAAGACTTGCGCCGCGAAGAAGAGAGCATCGCTGCGATCGTGCGTGAACGTACGGTTGCAGGCGAGAGTACCCCGCTGGATGAGCTGGCCCGCGAGTTTGGTGTCGATCTCGGCGGGGGAGACGCAGTCTAGGATTGCTCGATCTCGGAGGGTTACGCTTCAGTGCGTCCCGAGGTAGCCTGCCAGGTTATGAAAAAACACGAAGCTACCACGGTCGAGATCGACGGTGAGATCCACGAAGTCATCTTCGTTGGTGATCTCAGCGATGCGGAGCGGGCCGCTCAAGATATTCCCCCGAGGGGAACGAAGTGTGCCTGTGATCGCTGCACATGCGAGAACGAGGGTGATGCCGGAACCATCGAACACCCGATATGCGGATGCTGTCGTGCCGACTGTCCAGACGTGCATCCCGACGCCGAGATCAACGCAAAATGAGGGGCAACCGGCCCCAGACCGGCCCAAGCGCCTCTGACGGGCCTGCTCTGGTGGGATTCGCTCGCTCAACGATCGGCGTGAGTCTGGGCCCTTCGATAAGCTCAGGGACCTAAGCCGCCGACTCTGGAAACCCGCCCCCATCAGGGCAAAGCAAAACCCCCGCCATGTAGAAGCTAGGCGAGGGTTTCTAGGATCACTGTAATGATGACCCCTGTGGCTCCGACGGGCGTCGATCCCGTGACCTCACGATTTTCAGTCGTGCGCTCTACCAACTGAGCTACAGAGCCATGCGGCACATCGTAAATCCGCCGCATCCTAGACGAAAGGCCCTCTTCGAAAAAAGGGCCCGTCGCATAGAGCGACCCTGACGGGACTTGAACCCGCGACCTCCGCCGTGACAGGGCGGCACGCTAACCAACTGCGCTACAGGGCCATACTTTTAAATTGTATCGGATGGAGTGACCCCAACGGGATTCGAACCCGTGCTACCGCCGTGAAAGGGCGGCGTCCTAGGCCGCTAAACGATGGGGCCGAAGGGCGTCCCGGGGGACTTCCTTGCCGACGCTCAAGCATAAAGGATGACGCGGCGAAAACACCAATCGAGGGCGAGCCTGCTGGCCGCCCGGGCGTTTCGGGAGGACGATGGACGGTGCGCAGTGCGACCGCTCGACAGGAATTTCTTGTTGCGGATGTTAAAGATGTTGTTAGTGTGGCATGTGTGATTTCGGCGGAAGGGGCCGTGTGAACGTGGAGCAGTCCGCCGT
It includes:
- a CDS encoding GntR family transcriptional regulator, which codes for MTEFPIDTLRAVVRADTRPAYAQIADQLRRVIRDSKLEPGTQLPSEPDLVKRFGVSRMTVREGLRVLRQDDVLRVQHGVGVFVGERRSVGSVQAGGAMMPSEPSWREAVAGALQVDPQVSPVESGIEMWAESLMERPHAELSSIRLRIEDLNLRPEVVTIVVPGAEGRAVDAALRAIEQASSWVVSVRAAGAGDGSRQEGDLIVTRVGRSDGEEAPLLLARSQRAGSWAVTTIERQ
- a CDS encoding plasmid replication, integration and excision activator, coding for MAIQSAIPVSFETYFPQGAYVVGEVEQVMKWSDDGKQQGQDLDKNTGHPMWRVRVFDADPAAKRGQGEVMVKIASISEPQLPPALNGLPFRPVIFEGLAVMPYTPDTPGRSRVAYSLRAREMKAAPKPRGSE
- a CDS encoding FtsK/SpoIIIE domain-containing protein, whose translation is MGESVPRQLRSWGDEVSILVRRWWWAAVLVLVISWLPPVPVVQAAFTIGCLALVALVGIWFFITARRMPRSSDDRWRRDVSRQIVSTWSNTSMNLGLSVRDHVTGGPIIPGISEPIWNGSTCALGVALPQGLGREHLHAQADLLAQAFGAQRAIVEGKHIGALVLRLEYGDALEEPFVLDLPIAWDGKTVPMGLNASGALWSIRLGAHTLVAGASGSGKASLVWGMLLGLAEPIHAGLVEVWGIDRKGGMELALGQSLLTRFASDAERSVIVLEEAVEAMQQRARDLAGKTRQHVASIDSPTVMILIDELAALTAYETDRDRLRRANAALATLASQGRAVGFMVFACLQDPRKETLPARGLFTQTVGLRLRDRMETAMVLGDGAVAAGARCHEISPDTQGVAYVLPDDGRPPERVRAGLITDDMIRDIASRFAAPRQIPVVVPEPPASTERPPRAPRAPRRTPRKEAAS
- a CDS encoding replication initiator → MLLDESVARRLRSEGYDRWMRNLASTGYCHNPVRLVGSSTTLREASGEVLSEYASANEPDGVTFTRCGNRRATRCESCSHEYKGDTWHMIMAGAAGGMKDVPEDVSEHPMVFLTLTAPSFGTVHSTATDRRSGVCEHGNPTGCRCHHDDDDPRRGDAVCAQCYDYAGHIAWQFHAPELWRRFTIRLRRELARSLGMTQRVAARVVRLQFAKVAEFQRRGVVHFHAIVRLDGVHPEQMFPVPPVAVTTEHLVAAVHAAVRKTSVTAAPLPGDEHARVLHWGKQFDVRPIVRREGLDGSLSDRAVAAYIAKYATKATEDLEPTGEGRDHIKRIKSMVRDLATQVDPDGPYTQLHRWDGMLGFRGHFSTKSRRYSVTLSSLRGARRTWRLKHLLAKTKPTEEIAPDEVLVIGSWSYAGMGWLTDGDRALATEAAEAARQWRQHRAHDRKNPPNERSTT
- a CDS encoding helix-turn-helix transcriptional regulator, translated to MTIQTLIEDTEIVEHVEQNDYLTRREAASLCRVPLSTFDSLRRQNRFPFPDAHMGKHMLWRASTVAAFLEAGGTGRVG
- a CDS encoding tyrosine-type recombinase/integrase, with translation MSADRDARIDPKTRRPLPEGIRFRKDRGKYQVRVWGIGLNGEQRERSFYADTLAAAKKIRNESVVRNHPDGDMTLAQWHRRYWPVLQGSIRASTARAYERGWRLRVKPWLGHIKLENLTAGKIEEAMAGWTGQSSTLIDALSVLSRLLDGAVRARLVPLNQARLARRPRSDTSISLRSRALTAAEVPILLAAIDDVHYRRYIASLVYTGMRANEATALRIEDVDLAHRTIHVRRAFSIGADGLGVELTPKGHTERDVPIPTPLVALLTDAMSGKRRGDLLFTGPRGGRINASNVRRAVDWKTLRRKLYRDDLRIHDLRHTFATMMFDAGASANDVQAILGHSTMQMTERYSRARSDAAQRAAAAIDSLFGKGE